A genomic segment from Lutibacter sp. A80 encodes:
- a CDS encoding TonB-dependent receptor: protein MKTKFNGILTLLLALLVQISFAQEKTISGTVSDETGPLPGVNVIIKGTANGTQTDFDGKFNLKASAGDVLVFSYVGMTTIEKTVGSSSTMNVTMTGSNLLEEVVVVAYGSQTKKSIVGAVTVVDSDVIEKQQVTSVTSALQGSVPGVNIISSGGQPGDNATIRIRGIGSINASQDPLIVVDGAAFNGNLNTISPDQIESLNVLKDASSTALYGSRGSNGVILITTKKGKLSSPTKISIKSSVGIADQAVDYHDLVSADEYATYTWEALKNASQYVDGNTSADAATYATNNLIAEFGGYNPWGIANPVDTNGNLVSSTKKWETDWADYLFNDAAVRQEHALSISGGSESTSYYVGANYLNQEGSIETSEFERISTRVNLDTKVNDWLNVGFNTSYSTSTQNYPEQSGSAYQSATAWIFAVPSIYPLNRRDANGDLVLDNFGNTIYDYGNTLLQATNGSRPALSGENAVGALYKYKVQYKRDNFTANGYAKVDITDDLYFKTNLSYEKYLYDSYEYAHNEFGYAANVGGRVSQDRDITSTINWINQLNYTKSFDDHNFSIDAIHESYKLKIDALGAQGTGYLPNVTVLNGSTTPESVSGYLSEERLESVLGRIAYNYQDKYYLEGTFRTDGSSRFDESVRWGNFFSVGGSWVVSDEEFLANSDVISFLKLKASYGELGNNRGIGYFPYKQLFDTGWNQLDNTGVLLGGVADPFLKWEKTASSNFGADIRFLQDRFSLGVDYYSKKSVDLIYDKPLSPSTGNSSITTNVGSVKNYGWEFSISSRNIQKQNVEWTTNLNFSFDKNEISELTQDGFINGTKRWEVGKSLYEFYIREYAGVNPDNGKAMWYQDVLDANGDPTGEQVTTEVYADASRNYTGKSSLPDVIGGLTNYVRVGDFDLNLLFNFSMGSYVYDSTYAGLMSGFESVGSASPDVADRWQNPGDITDIPRLEAASNDYNSTSDRFLFKNDYLRLKALNFGYNVPTDVINTIGLSKLRVFFQGDNLLTFASHEGIDPEQSVSGTTDNRSFNQRIVSFGLNLEF, encoded by the coding sequence ATGAAAACAAAGTTTAATGGAATTTTAACGCTTTTATTAGCGCTTCTTGTACAAATATCATTTGCACAAGAAAAAACAATTTCAGGTACTGTTTCTGACGAGACAGGTCCATTACCTGGAGTAAATGTAATTATTAAAGGTACAGCCAATGGTACCCAAACAGATTTTGATGGTAAATTCAATTTAAAAGCTTCAGCAGGAGATGTTCTTGTTTTTAGTTATGTTGGAATGACAACTATAGAAAAAACAGTTGGTTCATCAAGTACTATGAATGTAACTATGACTGGTTCTAACCTTTTAGAAGAAGTAGTAGTAGTTGCTTACGGTTCACAAACTAAAAAATCTATAGTTGGTGCCGTAACAGTTGTTGACTCAGATGTAATAGAGAAACAACAAGTTACTTCAGTAACTTCTGCATTACAAGGAAGTGTACCTGGGGTTAACATTATTAGTTCAGGTGGACAACCTGGAGACAATGCTACTATTAGAATACGTGGTATTGGATCTATTAATGCTTCACAAGATCCTTTAATTGTAGTTGATGGTGCCGCTTTTAATGGTAACTTAAACACAATTAGTCCTGATCAAATTGAATCATTAAACGTATTAAAAGATGCGTCTTCTACTGCCCTTTATGGTTCTAGAGGTTCTAATGGAGTTATTTTAATTACTACTAAAAAAGGAAAATTAAGTTCTCCTACAAAAATTAGCATAAAATCTTCTGTAGGTATTGCTGATCAAGCTGTAGACTACCATGATTTAGTAAGTGCTGATGAGTATGCTACTTATACTTGGGAAGCATTAAAAAATGCATCTCAATATGTAGATGGTAATACTTCTGCAGATGCTGCTACTTATGCAACTAATAATTTAATTGCTGAATTTGGAGGTTACAACCCTTGGGGAATTGCTAATCCAGTTGACACAAATGGAAACTTAGTTTCTTCTACAAAAAAATGGGAAACTGATTGGGCAGATTACTTATTTAATGATGCTGCTGTAAGACAAGAACATGCATTATCTATTTCTGGTGGTAGTGAAAGCACTTCTTACTATGTTGGTGCAAACTACTTAAACCAAGAAGGTTCTATTGAAACTTCAGAATTTGAACGTATTTCTACAAGAGTAAATTTAGATACAAAAGTTAACGACTGGTTAAACGTTGGATTTAATACTTCTTATTCAACTTCAACTCAAAATTACCCAGAACAATCTGGTAGTGCTTATCAAAGTGCTACAGCTTGGATTTTTGCGGTACCTTCAATTTACCCTTTAAATAGAAGAGATGCAAATGGTGATTTAGTTTTAGATAATTTTGGAAATACAATTTACGATTACGGTAATACTTTATTACAAGCTACAAATGGATCTAGACCTGCTTTAAGTGGTGAAAATGCTGTTGGAGCCTTATATAAATACAAAGTACAATACAAACGTGACAACTTTACAGCAAATGGTTATGCTAAAGTTGATATTACAGATGATTTATACTTTAAAACAAACTTATCATACGAAAAGTATTTATACGATTCTTATGAATATGCACATAATGAATTTGGGTATGCTGCTAATGTTGGTGGTAGAGTTTCACAAGATAGAGATATAACATCTACTATTAACTGGATTAATCAATTAAACTATACTAAGTCTTTTGATGACCACAATTTTTCTATTGATGCAATTCATGAATCTTATAAATTAAAAATTGATGCATTAGGTGCTCAAGGTACAGGTTACTTACCAAATGTAACAGTTTTAAATGGTAGTACAACACCTGAAAGTGTTAGTGGTTACCTATCAGAAGAACGCTTAGAAAGTGTTTTAGGTAGAATTGCTTATAATTACCAAGATAAATATTATTTAGAAGGTACATTTAGAACAGATGGATCTTCAAGATTTGATGAGTCAGTACGTTGGGGTAATTTCTTCTCTGTTGGTGGTTCTTGGGTAGTATCTGATGAAGAATTTTTGGCTAATAGTGATGTTATTAGTTTCTTAAAATTAAAAGCTTCATATGGTGAATTAGGTAACAATAGAGGAATAGGTTATTTCCCTTATAAACAATTATTTGACACTGGTTGGAATCAATTAGATAATACTGGTGTATTATTAGGTGGTGTAGCTGATCCATTTTTAAAATGGGAAAAAACAGCATCTTCAAACTTTGGAGCAGACATTAGATTTTTACAAGATAGATTTTCTTTAGGTGTAGATTATTACTCTAAAAAATCTGTAGATTTAATATACGATAAACCTTTATCTCCTTCAACAGGAAACTCTAGTATTACTACCAATGTTGGTTCTGTAAAAAACTATGGATGGGAATTCTCAATTAGCTCTCGTAATATTCAAAAACAAAATGTTGAATGGACTACTAATTTGAATTTCTCTTTTGATAAAAATGAAATTAGTGAATTAACTCAAGATGGATTTATTAATGGAACAAAACGTTGGGAAGTTGGTAAATCTTTATATGAATTCTATATTAGAGAATACGCAGGTGTAAATCCAGATAACGGTAAAGCTATGTGGTATCAAGATGTTTTAGATGCTAACGGAGATCCTACTGGAGAACAAGTTACTACAGAAGTTTATGCTGATGCTTCAAGAAACTATACTGGAAAATCGTCTTTACCAGATGTAATTGGAGGTCTAACAAACTATGTAAGAGTAGGAGACTTTGACTTAAACCTATTATTTAACTTTAGTATGGGATCTTATGTATACGATTCCACATATGCTGGTTTAATGTCTGGTTTTGAATCTGTAGGCTCAGCTTCTCCAGATGTTGCTGACCGTTGGCAAAATCCTGGAGATATCACTGATATTCCAAGATTAGAAGCTGCTTCAAACGACTATAACTCTACATCTGATAGATTCTTATTTAAAAATGATTATTTAAGATTAAAAGCACTTAACTTTGGTTATAACGTACCTACCGACGTTATAAATACTATTGGTTTATCTAAGTTAAGAGTATTTTTCCAAGGAGATAATTTATTAACTTTTGCAAGCCACGAAGGTATTGATCCTGAACAAAGTGTTTCTGGTACAACTGATAACAGATCTTTCAATCAAAGAATTGTTTCGTTTGGTTTAAATTTAGAATTTTAA
- a CDS encoding RagB/SusD family nutrient uptake outer membrane protein, whose protein sequence is MKKIFIKLTIVCLIAVTAVSCGKDYLNDPAPTDAVTSDVIFGSRTGAEAFMSGILRLFRAQYTDNDSAGLNSIYYARTVKGNDVIQGPTWFLYDYENANREPTYRRTTFTWNFCFDMINQTNSFINGVQASELSDIDKAELIGQGKAIRAFYYFQLAMEFQHTYSYDSSLPAPPIYTELSLDGKPMSTLQEMYDLIISDLTTAIEELPDTRLGKSYINKAVANGILARVYQTTGNWSGAEAAARAAYGGDPASVLNASSYQNGFNDISNVEWIWGMPQSDDQSNYYWGAPHSHADHYVLSYQGTYFNNDFVSLFSNTDVRNMFENGYGVEESSYQHNITTKFAFTFDADHPIIRSAEMILVEAEAKYYNGDETGAHNLLWALQSNRDANAVKSSNTGSDLLEEILVERRKELYAEIGVEWFDAKRYRRGITRTGNHRVGSSANLLPDDKKFFLKIPQEEIDANENIDASVNADR, encoded by the coding sequence ATGAAAAAAATATTTATAAAATTAACAATTGTATGTCTTATTGCAGTAACTGCTGTTAGTTGTGGAAAAGACTACTTAAACGACCCTGCACCAACAGATGCTGTAACATCTGATGTTATTTTTGGGTCAAGAACTGGGGCTGAAGCATTTATGTCTGGTATACTTAGATTATTTAGAGCTCAATACACAGATAATGATTCTGCAGGTTTAAACTCTATTTATTATGCACGTACCGTAAAAGGAAATGATGTAATTCAAGGACCAACTTGGTTTCTTTATGACTACGAAAATGCTAATAGAGAACCAACATACAGAAGAACTACATTTACTTGGAACTTTTGTTTTGATATGATTAATCAAACAAATTCTTTTATTAATGGAGTTCAAGCTAGTGAATTATCAGATATTGATAAAGCTGAATTAATTGGACAAGGTAAAGCAATAAGAGCTTTTTATTACTTTCAATTGGCAATGGAGTTTCAACATACTTACAGTTACGACTCTTCATTACCAGCTCCTCCTATTTACACTGAGTTGTCTTTAGATGGAAAACCAATGAGTACATTACAAGAAATGTATGACTTAATAATTTCTGATTTAACAACAGCAATAGAAGAATTACCAGATACTAGATTAGGAAAATCTTATATTAATAAAGCTGTTGCAAACGGAATACTAGCAAGAGTTTACCAAACTACAGGTAACTGGAGTGGTGCAGAAGCAGCTGCAAGAGCTGCTTATGGTGGTGACCCTGCAAGTGTTTTAAATGCTTCATCTTACCAAAACGGGTTTAATGATATCAGTAATGTAGAATGGATTTGGGGAATGCCTCAAAGTGATGACCAATCTAATTACTATTGGGGAGCTCCACACTCACATGCAGATCATTATGTATTATCTTATCAAGGAACGTACTTTAACAATGATTTTGTAAGTTTATTCTCAAATACAGATGTTAGAAATATGTTTGAAAATGGTTATGGAGTTGAAGAATCTAGTTACCAACACAATATAACTACTAAATTTGCTTTTACCTTTGATGCAGATCACCCTATTATTAGATCAGCTGAAATGATTTTAGTTGAAGCTGAAGCTAAATACTATAATGGAGATGAAACTGGAGCTCACAATTTATTATGGGCACTTCAATCTAATAGAGATGCAAATGCAGTTAAATCTTCAAATACTGGATCAGATTTATTAGAAGAAATCCTAGTTGAAAGAAGAAAAGAACTATATGCTGAAATTGGTGTAGAATGGTTTGATGCAAAACGTTACAGAAGAGGTATTACAAGAACTGGAAACCATAGAGTTGGATCTTCAGCAAACTTATTACCTGATGACAAAAAATTCTTCTTAAAAATACCTCAAGAAGAAATTGATGCAAATGAAAATATTGACGCTAGCGTAAATGCAGACAGATAA
- the rlmB gene encoding 23S rRNA (guanosine(2251)-2'-O)-methyltransferase RlmB, protein MENEVSKIFGIRAVIEAINSGKTISKIYLQKGLSGALSSELNTLIKKHNIATSYVPIEKLNRFSKNSNHQGVAAQISPIDFVDLETLITTTLEKSSTPLFLLLDQISDVRNFGAIIRTAECTGVNGIIIQKQGNAPVSADTVKTSAGAAFKMPICKVDHIKDAVFQLQAEAIQIVAATEKTDNLIYAVDLKLPTAIIMGSEDRGINPSILKIVDQKAKLPLLGEIQSLNVSVACGAFLYEATRQRL, encoded by the coding sequence ATGGAAAACGAAGTTTCAAAAATATTTGGTATTAGAGCTGTTATAGAAGCAATTAATTCTGGAAAAACAATAAGCAAAATTTACCTTCAAAAAGGATTAAGCGGAGCCTTATCTTCAGAATTAAATACGCTTATAAAAAAACATAATATTGCTACAAGCTATGTACCCATTGAAAAATTAAATAGATTTTCTAAAAACAGTAATCATCAAGGTGTTGCTGCTCAAATATCTCCAATAGATTTTGTAGATCTGGAAACTTTAATAACTACAACTTTAGAAAAATCTTCTACTCCTCTATTTTTATTATTAGATCAAATATCTGATGTACGAAATTTTGGTGCCATAATTAGAACTGCTGAATGTACTGGAGTAAATGGTATAATAATTCAAAAACAAGGAAACGCTCCTGTTAGTGCCGATACTGTAAAGACTTCGGCTGGTGCTGCTTTTAAAATGCCTATTTGTAAAGTTGACCATATTAAAGATGCCGTTTTTCAATTACAAGCAGAAGCTATTCAAATTGTTGCTGCTACAGAAAAAACAGATAATTTAATTTATGCTGTTGATCTAAAATTACCAACTGCAATAATAATGGGCTCGGAAGATAGAGGTATTAACCCTTCTATTTTAAAAATAGTAGATCAAAAAGCTAAATTACCTCTTTTAGGAGAAATTCAATCATTAAATGTTTCTGTTGCTTGTGGCGCATTTTTATATGAAGCTACGCGACAAAGATTATAG